The nucleotide window ATAGTAGGCCAGGTAAGGATGGTTATCGCTGTTAACCGGTGTATCACCGACATACTCTTTTATCATGGTCTCGTCGGTAATGAATGAGTTGAGAAGGGTAAACACATCGTTCAGTCCGACCTCTCCCAGGCTCTCACCTATTACCGGATTCTCCAGTTCGCCCTGCAATAGCTGGTAATCCAGCTTCAGTTCTGCCTTGGCCCCTATCAACAGGGCGTGTCGGGTCGGGTAATTTGTGGTGTACCAGATTGTCGTATGCGGAAAGACCGACTGGAAGGTCTGTAGCAACATCTTGAATGTCACCTCTGAGGCATTATACAGGGGAAGCCAGACGGAAAGGATTCCATTCTCAGATAGCTTGTCAGCGGCCAACTGGAAATACTCTCTGGTGAAGAGGTTGATGCTCAACTCCGGGTGAGTGGTATCACTTTCGATGACATCGTAAGTCTCCTCGGTGGCCATGAGATAGTCCCTGGCATCATCTACTGTCAGCGAGAACTTCGGATTATTGAGGATATCCCGGTTGACCTCGCTGAAATATGCTACGGACTCCCTTTCCGTACCGACAATCTCCAGGCAGTCCACACTCTCGATATCATGACACGTTATCGAGTAGGATGACTCACCACTGGCCAATCCCAGTATGAAGACCTTTCTGGCGTCCTCGCCGGTGGATGCTTTGTATAGAATAAGAGGCAGGTGCCCCTGTAGCTTCTGCGTAAGACGGAGCATCGGATGAGTCCCGGCGACATTCACACCATCGACCTCTATCAGCCTGTAGATACCACCATCAAAAGGGTCAGGCGGTAACTGATGCACAGTGACAGTTGCCTCCACACCCTCCTTGTAGAAAAGGACCTCACCACCGTATTTGACATCGCCAAATACCGGGCTGTACAAAGCGAGGGGTTTTCCTGCGGGAAGGGTCAAGCTACTGACCAGAATAACCACCGCTATTCCGGCCAGGGCCACCTGCTTGAGTCGGCTGCGGACAAGCGGGTTGGCCAACAGGACAGCCGCGCCGAGGGCCAGATTCAGGGAGGCAATAAGGACAATGCCCCCCGTAATCCCTATCAGGGGAATGACGACGAAACCAGCAGCAAAGGAACCCAGAACGGAGCCCAGAGTGTTCACCGAATAAACATCACCGACATATCGGCCCAGCCTATCCTGACTCTGCGTGTATATCTTACTGACCAGTGGAAACGCAATCCCCATAAGCAGGGTGGGGACGAACATTATCAGGAATGAACCAGCGTACCTGGCAACAACGTGTACCACCCAGCTATCACCCTGGTAGAAGGTGGTAATGAGACCGTCCAGCCTGCTGAACCCCCAGATAGACAACATGGCAAACAGTCCGATGAGCACCTCGATAAGTGCCAGCCAGTTGAGCAGGTTTTTCGTCCTGTCCATAAACCTGCCAAACACGAAACTGCCCAGTGCCATGCCAAACAGGAAAGTAGTTAACATTATAGTGAAGGCATAGGTTGTCGAGTGGAGAAAGAAGACCAGTGACCTCGTCCAAAGGACTTCGTAAGCCAGGGCACAGAAACCGGACAAAGCATAAACGGCCAGCACGACATGGAATACGTATCTGGGATATTCACCGCGGTCAGATTTGCGCGCCGCCACCCTCCCCGTTTTGCGCTTCTTCGTTTGGGGTGGTGGTCTGGGTTGTATGCTTGCCTCGTCCGGGATGGGGACCTTATTGAGAAGCAGGGCGGCACCGGCAATCAGGATATTGACTGCCACAGCGACATAGGCAGCTTCTTTGACTCCGAGCATCATGATGAAGAAGAATCCCGCAGTAAAGGTACCGACAACTGCACCGAAGGTGTTGCTGCCGTACAGGCTGCCGATGGCCCAGCCAAGCCTGTCGAATCTCCGGGCAAACAGTTTGCTGATAACGGGAAGGGTCCCACCCATCAGAAAGCTGGGAACGAGCAAAATGAGGAAGGCGAGGATGAATTTCAATATTAGAATAATACCAGTCCCCAAAACGGTACTACAATTACTATGAGCAGTTTTTAGATAAAAGGAAGCCCCACCAAATGATGGGGCTTCCTTACTTTACCTATTTTCTGTTAATCGCTTCTACTTGCTCTTATGTATGACAATACTGCCACTGCCAATCTCTGTGGTAGCATCTGCATCCTCCTCATCGCCCATCTGGTTGTCATAAACCACCTCCCCAGTATCCTTGTCCCAGATTTTTATCCTGAACAGGTCTACATCTGTACTTGGTGTTAGCGCAGCATCAACTGCCGATATCATAAAGCCATAGTTACCCTCACCATTGATGGTACCGGTTCCTTTGTACATGGCTTTCTTGCCAGCAATCACCAGCCAGTCATAACTGCTGGAATGGAAGTTCAAGTTGCCTGTATGGAACTGGAACTCGGTATTACCAGTTGGGACAGTTGCCCCCTTCTTGTATTTTGAAACAAATCCAAATGTTGCTTGGCCTGTTAATAATGGATCAGCTGCATAGGCCCCTTCCGGTGATTCAATCCAGCCACCTCCAGTGACGAAGCCATCTGCAGGATTATAAACGACAATG belongs to Dehalococcoidales bacterium and includes:
- a CDS encoding fused MFS/spermidine synthase, with product MKFILAFLILLVPSFLMGGTLPVISKLFARRFDRLGWAIGSLYGSNTFGAVVGTFTAGFFFIMMLGVKEAAYVAVAVNILIAGAALLLNKVPIPDEASIQPRPPPQTKKRKTGRVAARKSDRGEYPRYVFHVVLAVYALSGFCALAYEVLWTRSLVFFLHSTTYAFTIMLTTFLFGMALGSFVFGRFMDRTKNLLNWLALIEVLIGLFAMLSIWGFSRLDGLITTFYQGDSWVVHVVARYAGSFLIMFVPTLLMGIAFPLVSKIYTQSQDRLGRYVGDVYSVNTLGSVLGSFAAGFVVIPLIGITGGIVLIASLNLALGAAVLLANPLVRSRLKQVALAGIAVVILVSSLTLPAGKPLALYSPVFGDVKYGGEVLFYKEGVEATVTVHQLPPDPFDGGIYRLIEVDGVNVAGTHPMLRLTQKLQGHLPLILYKASTGEDARKVFILGLASGESSYSITCHDIESVDCLEIVGTERESVAYFSEVNRDILNNPKFSLTVDDARDYLMATEETYDVIESDTTHPELSINLFTREYFQLAADKLSENGILSVWLPLYNASEVTFKMLLQTFQSVFPHTTIWYTTNYPTRHALLIGAKAELKLDYQLLQGELENPVIGESLGEVGLNDVFTLLNSFITDETMIKEYVGDTPVNSDNHPYLAYYMPRQKLRDDQVIPGIL